Proteins found in one Hoplias malabaricus isolate fHopMal1 chromosome 17, fHopMal1.hap1, whole genome shotgun sequence genomic segment:
- the mcf2a gene encoding proto-oncogene DBL isoform X3 produces MMGEVRCSGRSFRAAEEARERCDRRRFSRSRSASASFPGNLHLVLVLRPTSFFQRTVTDLGFRFSQEDFMLKMPVVMLSSVTDLLRYIDENQLTSEFGGTLDYCHSDWIVLRTAIESFAVTVKDIAQMLQAFGTELAETLLPEDCGAIELLLLSHTEKYRRLKDAIKSVMREGRHLLSSLETSVKEEDKHTQWDITQDWDTVQRLLAQLRDMEMAFDGFFDKHHLKLQQYLQLLRYEHSFKEMESCLEKLSAQERKVIFTGDSLTHTEQTIRELDLLERRAMEDMARAQVMILHGHQLAAGHHYAMALIIQRCNELRHHCDTLNSAIRAKHKALTLVRSLLQRLEEAQQWCDEGTYLLANQLVDKVQCKEGAQAALRDIEKFQEGAPVLLTAGSDLLFMEYETVLTSQLQTHIEKTFEKHASVQSLIQTRQNCLKKLADKHVRPVQLVAPRPENPPRSKSPIFSPKHEFNSSLKFTFDLSLPGKKASRKCPNSRKIEVIHDYQNHSSLSFIVDGEDGAELLKRHVMNELIETERIYVEELLAVLLGYRAEMDNPSLSALLPMSLRNKRDILFGNMPDIYNFHSRLFLKDLESCLETPEAVGACFLERKENFQVYECYCQNKPLSESLWRQFSDCAFFQECQKKLEHKLALDSYLLKPVQRLTKYQLLLKELLKYCSGCERVSELQGALEAMLDLLKAVNDSMHQIAITGYEGDLCDLGRVLMQGSFSVWIGHKKGPTRMKDLTRFKPMQRHLFLHERALLFCKRREEHGENADKTPSYSFKHCLKMSAVGITENVKGDVKKFEIWYSGREEVYVVQAPTVEVKLAWLNEMRKILTNQQKILKEELCHSSPLAEQMQLSPPLSESVPLFLYLSKQQRASVSSEEPESGRSSPDLTGRSPQHQHNRRSWPGAPHTVDICEGLEDWSGTNSLSNLTDTEEDDTAQWVPGRYRALADCRRHGPDDFIIKCGDVIQLQQEENDGQWLVKNLSRRQDGRIPAASLKLVLGNSRGSPGWLREAGSRKARKLSTP; encoded by the exons gtGGTGATGCTGAGCTCTGTCACTGATCTGCTGCGCTACATCGATGAGAACCAGCTGACATCAGAGTTTGGAGGAACTCTGGACTACTGCCACAGTGACTGGATCGTCCTGAGAACA GCCATTGAGAGTTTTGCGGTGACTGTGAAGGACATAGCTCAGATGCTGCAGGCGTTTGGTACGGAACTGGCCGAAACACTGTTACCGGAAGACTGCGGAGCCATAGAACTACTGCTGCTCTCACACACTGAGAAATACAGGAGATTGAAG GATGCCATCAAGTCAGTGATGAGGGAGGGACGGCACCTTCTCTCCAGTCTTGAGACTTCTGTGAAAGAGGaggataaacacacacagtgggacATAACACAAGACTGGGACACTGTGCAGAG ACTGCTGGCCCAGTTGAGAGACATGGAGATGGCTTTTGATGGTTTCTTTGACAAGCACCACCTCAAACTGCAGCAATATCTACAGCTGCTGAGATATGAGCACAGCTTCAAGGAG ATGGAAAGCTGCTTGGAGAAACTTAGTGCTCAGGAGAGAAAGGTGATCTTCACTGGAGACTCATTGACTCACACAGAGCAGACTATCAGAGAACTGGACCTTCTGGAGAGAAGAGCCATG GAGGATATGGCCCGTGCCCAAGTGATGATTCTGCATGGTCACCAACTGGCTGCTGGACATCACTACGCCATGGCTTTGATAATCCAGCGCTGTAATGAACTCAGGCACCACTGTGACACACTGAACTCTGCCATCAGAGCTaaacacaaagcactcacaCTAGTGCGGTCTTTATTACAGCGCCTAGAGGAG GCCCAGCAGTGGTGTGATGAGGGCACTTATCTTTTGGCCAATCAGCTGGTAGATAAGGTCCAGTGTAAAGAAGGTGCTCAGGCGGCTCTGAGAGATATCGAGAAGttccaggagggggcgccagtgctccTCACTGCAGGCTCTGATCTGCTCTTTATGGAGTATGAGACTGTGCTCACTTCCCAGCTGCAG ACTCATATAGAGAAGACGTTTGAGAAGCATGCCTCAGTCCAGAGTCTGATCCAGACAAGACAGAACTGTCTGAAGAAACTTGCAGATAAACACGTGAGGCCGGTCCAGCTGGTGGCTCCTAGACCAGAGAACCCACCTCGGTCCAAGTCCCCAATCTTCTCCCCAAAACACG AGTTCAATTCCAGCTTAAAGTTCACCTTCGACCTCTCGCTACCCGGCAAAAAAGCCTCACGCAAATGCCCCAACTCCAGGAAG ATTGAGGTGATACACGACTATCAGAACCACAGCTCACTGTCTTTCATCGTGGATGGAGAGGATGGAGCAGAGCTGCTCAAAAG GCATGTAATGAATGAGCTGATCGAGACAGAGAGGATATATGTAGAAGAGCTTCTGGCCGTGCTACTA GGTTACAGGGCTGAGATGGACAATCCTTCACTCTCTGCTCTGCTGCCAATGAGCCTACGCAACAAGAGAGATATTCTGTTTGGAAACATGCCTGATATCTACAATTTTCACAGCAG GTTATTTCTGAAGGACCTGGAGAGCTGTTTGGAGACCCCGGAAGCCGTGGGGGCATGTTTTCTAGAGCGG aaagaGAACTTCCAGGTGTATGAATGTTACTGTCAGAACAAGCCACTATCCGAGTCGCTATGGAGACAGTTCTCTGATTGTGCCTTTTTCCAG GAGTGCCAAAAGAAGCTGGAGCATAAACTGGCTCTGGATTCATATCTGCTGAAGCCAGTCCAGCGTCTGACCAAATACCAGCTCTTACTGAAG GAGTTGCTGAAatactgttcaggttgtgagagAGTTTCTGAACTCCAGGGGGCGCTAGAAGCCATGCTGGACCTGCTCAAAGCCGTCAACGACTCCATGCACCAGATTGCCATCACAGGATACGAG GGAGATCTGTGCGATTTGGGCCGCGTCCTGATGCAGGGCTCTTTCAGCGTGTGGATTGGACATAAGAAAGGCCCCACGCGGATGAAGGATCTGACTCGTTTTAAGCCAATGCAGAGACATCTGTTCCTTCATGAGCGAGCGCTTCTGTTCTGTAAACGCAGGGAAGAGCATGGAGAGAATGCAGACAAAACCCCCTCCTACAGCTTCAAACACTGTCTAAAG ATGAGTGCAGTTGGCATCACGGAGAACGTGAAAGGAGACGTGAAGAAGTTTGAGATCTGGTACAGTGGCCGAGAAGAGGTGTACGTGGTGCAG GCACCAACTGTGGAAGTGAAGCTCGCCTGGCTGAACGAGATGAGAAAAATTCTCACCAACCAGCAGAAAATACTCAAAG AGGAACTGTGTCATTCGAGCCCATTGGCTGAGCAGATGCAGCTGTCTCCGCCGCTCTCTGAGAG TGTGCCTTTATTTTTATACCTCAGCAAACAGCAGCGAGCGTCAGTGAGCTCAGAGGAGCCTGAGTCGGGCCGCAGCAGTCCAGATCTGACCGGTCGCTCTCCACAGCACCAGCACAATCGCCGCA gcTGGCCGGGTGCTCCTCACACTGTTGATATCTGTGAGGGTCTGGAGGACTGGAGTGGCACAAACAGCCTCTCAAACCTAACTGACACAGAGGAAGACGACACTGCTCAGTGG GTTCCGGGCAGATACAGGGCCTTAGCAGACTGCCGCAGACACGGGCCTGATGACTTCATCATTAAGTGCGGTGACGTCATACAGCTGCAGCAGGAGGAGAATGACGGCCAGTG GCTGGTGAAGAACCTGAGCCGAAGACAGGACGGCAGGATCCCTGCTGCCAGTTTGAAGCTTGTCCTGGGTAACAGCAGAGGGAGTCCCGGCTGGCTCAGGG AAGCAGGGAGTCGTAAAGCTCGGAAGCTCAGCACTCCATAG
- the f9a gene encoding coagulation factor IXa codes for MELLSLLLLSGALLQHGSPTSAAPGAVFLKEKEADDVLRRDRRANTGAFEELLQGNLERECMEERCSLEEAREAFENNEKTMEFWAGYSEENLCKSAPCKNQGTCENQRGTYVCNCPTGFTGTNCEIVTARQCDVNNGGCMHFCSQTGARGAECSCAFGYKLVGAVKCQPEVPFPCGLRKLSAGSSIRSLGSITANSTGSHSKKRPVRRAVANNQTTSHITDHTIGQTTKHVNQSKEHRIAPSRSRLPQWVFNTTEDPHNTRIRIVGGSQASPGEIPWQVALVVRSTQQVFCGGSILSQMWVITAAHCLEESKNKAYFVRVGEYNVSMKDSTEQDLEVEKAVVHTLYKPAVSLYNHDVALLRLRSPIRFSEQVMPICLGPKAFTESLLNSGSLAVVSGWGRLRFSGRPANTLQKVELPFVDRSECKDSSTDRISHFMFCAGYSDGAKDACQGDSGGPHANQFHNTWFLTGIVSWGEECAKKGKYGVYTRVGNYYKWIQYVIGNLKKAPPSDVEM; via the exons ATGGAACTACTCTCCCTGCTCCTGCTCTCAGGAGCTCTGCTGCAGCACGGCTCACCCACCTCAGCAG CTCCTGGGGCTGTGTTTCTCAAAGAGAAAGAGGCAGACGATGTCCTGCGGAGGGACAGAAGGGCCAACACCGGGGCCTTCGAGGAGTTACTTCAGGGGAATTTGGAGAGGGAGTGTATGGAGGAAAGGTGTAGTCTGGAGGAGGCCAGAGAAGCCTTTGAAAACAATGAGAAAACG ATGGAGTTTTGGGCAGGGTATTCCG AGGAGAACCTGTGTAAATCAGCTCCGTGTAAGAACCAGGGAACCTGTGAGAACCAGAGAGGGACGTACGTGTGCAACTGTCCAACAGGCTTCACTGGAACTAACTGTGAAATAG TGACGGCCAGACAGTGTGATGTGAACAACGGTGGGTGTATGCACTTCTGCTCTCAGACTGGAGCTCGTGGAGCTGAGTGTTCCTGTGCATTTGGCTACAAGCTGGTGGGAGCGGTCAAGTGTCAGCCTGAAG TGCCATTTCCTTGTGGCCTAAGGAAACTGAGCGCAGGAAGCTCCATCAGATCTTTGGGCTCCATCACAGCCAACAGCACCGGGAGTCATAGCAAGAAAAGACCAGTTCGCCGAGCCGTCGCGAACAACCAGACCACCAGCCATATCACTGACCACACCATTGGCCAGACCACCAAACATGTTAATCAGAGCAAAGAGCACAGAATCGCACCCTCTCGCTCCAGATTACCCCAGTGGGTGTTCAACACCACAGAGGACCCACACAACACCAGGATCCGCATCGTTGGAGGAAGCCAAGCGTCTCCTGGAGAAATTCCCTGGCAG GTGGCGCTGGTGGTGCGCTCCACACAGCAGGTGTTTTGTGGGGGTTCCATTCTGAGCCAGATGTGGGTCATTACCGCAGCCCACTGTCTGGAAGAGAGCAAGAACAAAGCCTACTTTGTCAGAGTCG GTGAATACAACGTTTCAATGAAGGACAGCACGGAGCAGGACCTGGAGGTGGAGAAGGCAGTGGTGCACACACTCTACAAGCCTGCGGTCAGTTTGTACAACCATGACGTGGCCTTGCTGCGTCTGCGCAGCCCCATCCGTTTCTCTGAGCAGGTGATGCCCATCTGCCTTGGGCCCAAAGCCTTCACCGAGTCCCTGCTGAACTCGGGCTCTCTGGCTGTGGTCAGTGGCTGGGGTCGGCTGCGCTTTAGTGGCCGGCCGGCTAACACACTGCAGAAGGTGGAGCTTCCCTTTGTGGACAGGAGCGAGTGTAAGGACAGCAGTACTGACCGCATCTCACACTTCATGTTCTGCGCCGGATATTCAGACGGGGCCAAGGACGCGTGTCAGGGGGACAGTGGGGGGCCGCATGCAAACCAGTTCCACAACACCTGGTTTCTGACAGGCATCGTCAGCTGGGGCGAGGAGTGTGCCAAGAAAGGGAAATACGGAGTGTACACACGAGTAGGAAACTACTACAAGTGGATACAGTATGTAATAGGGAACCTCAAAAAAGCACCGCCCAGTGATGTTGAGATGTAA